In Dictyoglomus sp. NZ13-RE01, one DNA window encodes the following:
- a CDS encoding N-acetyl-gamma-glutamyl-phosphate reductase: MKIKVSILGATGYTGVELVRILLNHKHVEIVNLTSQSYVGKAYWEVYPHFFKHIDKICVEDDVDNLINSSDCIFTALPHGNVMHIAEKIINANKVLIDLGADFRLKNPKVYEEWYKIQHLAKDLIKKAVYGLPELHRDEIRNAKLVANPGCYPTSIILALAPAIRNDIIKPESIIIDSKSGVSGAGRSARVEYLFCEVNENIKAYSVPNHRHIPEIEQELSLLAEREIRITFTPHLIPMNRGILSTIYTELKSNISQDEIREIYEEFYQREKFIRLLPPGILPSTKNVSGTNYCDINIVKDERTNRLIILSAIDNLIKGAVGQAVQNMNIIFGFEETEGLINLSIYP; encoded by the coding sequence ATGAAAATAAAAGTTAGTATATTAGGAGCAACAGGATACACTGGGGTAGAATTAGTAAGAATTCTTTTAAATCATAAGCATGTTGAAATTGTAAATTTAACAAGTCAAAGTTATGTAGGTAAAGCATACTGGGAAGTTTACCCTCACTTTTTCAAACATATAGATAAAATTTGTGTGGAAGATGATGTTGATAATTTAATAAATTCATCAGATTGTATCTTTACAGCTCTTCCTCATGGAAATGTAATGCATATAGCAGAAAAGATAATAAATGCTAATAAAGTATTGATAGACTTAGGAGCAGATTTTCGATTAAAAAACCCAAAGGTTTATGAAGAATGGTATAAAATTCAACATTTGGCAAAAGACTTAATTAAAAAGGCTGTTTATGGTCTTCCTGAATTACACAGGGATGAGATTAGAAACGCAAAATTAGTAGCAAATCCTGGTTGTTATCCTACAAGTATAATACTTGCCCTTGCTCCTGCAATAAGAAATGATATTATTAAGCCAGAAAGTATAATCATTGATTCTAAATCTGGAGTATCAGGAGCAGGAAGGTCTGCAAGAGTGGAATATTTATTCTGTGAAGTCAATGAAAATATAAAAGCATATAGTGTTCCTAATCATAGACACATTCCAGAAATTGAACAGGAGTTAAGTCTTTTAGCTGAAAGGGAGATAAGGATAACTTTCACTCCGCATCTCATACCTATGAACCGGGGAATATTAAGTACTATTTATACCGAATTAAAATCAAATATATCCCAGGACGAAATAAGAGAAATCTATGAAGAATTTTATCAAAGAGAGAAATTTATTAGATTACTTCCTCCTGGCATTCTTCCCTCAACAAAAAATGTCTCTGGTACAAACTACTGCGATATAAATATTGTTAAAGATGAAAGAACTAATAGATTAATAATCCTTTCTGCTATTGATAATTTAATTAAAGGAGCAGTTGGTCAAGCAGTACAAAATATGAATATAATATTTGGATTTGAAGAAACAGAAGGGCTTATTAACTTAAGTATTTATCCATAA
- a CDS encoding bifunctional ornithine acetyltransferase/N-acetylglutamate synthase has translation MHKGGIILENISLPKGFLLSSINCEIKEGIKKKDLGLIYSEVPGNAFGVFTQNKVKSAPVIVSMNRIKNKIAQAIVVNSGNANACTGEQGIKDALTICKEVAKMLNIDENLVLVASTGVIGKYLPMDKILPKIPELINNLNREDIIGFEYSIMTTDKRPKIISTHFEIGGEICTITGFAKGSGMIHPNMATMLAFIISDINISQDLLELAFKEAIEDTFNMISVDGDTSTNDTVFIIANGLAKNPEIKEKDKNYENFKNQLTKVCEYLAIEIARDGEGATKLINVKVINAPDIKTAKILAKTVVSSNLVKTAIYGEDANWGRIMCALGYANCNYDPSKADIYLGDILVAKDGIYFHFDEDSAKKELSKSEITITIDLKDGNFSAQAWGCDLTEEYIQINAKYRT, from the coding sequence ATCCATAAGGGGGGTATAATTTTGGAAAATATAAGCTTACCTAAAGGCTTTCTATTAAGCAGTATAAATTGTGAGATTAAAGAGGGTATTAAGAAAAAAGATCTTGGATTAATCTACTCAGAAGTCCCTGGAAATGCTTTTGGGGTTTTTACTCAAAATAAGGTTAAATCTGCTCCAGTAATTGTATCTATGAATAGAATTAAGAATAAGATAGCACAAGCAATAGTTGTAAATAGTGGAAATGCAAATGCCTGTACAGGAGAACAAGGAATAAAAGATGCCTTAACTATATGTAAGGAAGTAGCAAAGATGTTAAATATTGACGAGAATTTAGTTTTAGTTGCCTCTACAGGCGTTATTGGTAAATATTTACCAATGGATAAAATCCTTCCCAAAATACCAGAGTTAATAAATAATCTTAATAGAGAAGATATCATTGGCTTTGAGTATTCAATTATGACAACAGATAAAAGACCAAAAATAATTAGCACACATTTTGAAATAGGTGGTGAAATTTGCACTATAACAGGTTTTGCAAAGGGATCAGGTATGATTCATCCAAACATGGCAACTATGTTGGCTTTTATTATTTCAGATATAAATATTTCTCAAGATCTTTTGGAATTAGCCTTTAAAGAAGCTATAGAAGATACTTTTAATATGATTAGTGTAGACGGAGATACAAGTACTAACGATACTGTGTTTATAATAGCTAATGGTTTGGCTAAAAATCCAGAGATAAAAGAAAAAGATAAAAATTATGAGAACTTTAAAAATCAGTTAACAAAAGTTTGTGAGTATTTAGCCATAGAAATTGCAAGAGATGGAGAAGGCGCTACCAAATTAATAAATGTCAAAGTTATTAATGCCCCTGATATTAAGACAGCAAAAATTCTGGCAAAAACAGTTGTTTCATCTAATTTGGTAAAAACTGCTATATATGGAGAAGATGCAAATTGGGGAAGAATCATGTGTGCTTTAGGATACGCTAATTGTAACTATGATCCCTCAAAAGCAGACATTTATTTGGGAGATATTTTAGTCGCTAAGGATGGCATATATTTTCACTTTGATGAGGATAGTGCTAAAAAAGAATTATCAAAATCAGAAATTACAATAACTATAGATTTAAAAGATGGTAACTTCTCTGCACAAGCTTGGGGCTGTGATCTCACAGAAGAGTATATTCAGATCAATGCCAAATATAGAACTTAA